The genomic segment ctttctgagctgcgctacaagcccagaaaagtcatgacataccaactcgcccaaactgccacgcttttgatctATGGAGGTATATACCTCTGTAGCGAGTCATCGCCATCGTTCACCCGAAACACGAGAACGGTGACATGCGACGTAGCTATGGGCAGGAGCGCTGGTTCAATATTTGGCTCCTGGATCCGCATGTGGTCCTGGACCCTTTTCGCTGTTCTGTGGACCTGGTAAAACCACACTCTCATCAATTTTTCATTCACATAGTTTGTTCAGATACTGCAAGTTAAATGCGGGGAACATGTTTGTAAAAGATGCCATGCAACACAGGTACAGTTGAAAACACCCGCCATGGTggtttagtggctttggcgttgcgcaaCTTAGCCTCAGGTCGCCGGATCAAATGCTAGCCACAGGATCAAATACTGGCCGCCGCGGCTGCATgtcgatgggagcaaaatgcaaaaacaaccacctactgtgcattgggtgcacattaaggaactccAGCTGGTCAAAGTTAACCCCGTTTAACCCAGGTGGTTAACCTGGGGTAAACCTGGGTAAGTAAACCCAGGTAAACCTAGGTGAGttaaccccaggtggttaaagtTAACCCGGAGCCGCAAgtacggtgtgcttcataatcatatcttgcTTTTGGCATGTAATACCATAGAAACTAATTTCAGTTGAAGGCTGCCTTACTACGGTAGCCGAAATGGGGCTCATCAGGCATTGCATCTGTTCGGTGTTAAtgtggacttttttttttgtggcagggATAGCGTATAGCCTCGTGTGACCCGTTGTACATTCTAATGTACAACGGAATTGTCTCTGAAGCCGTCATGTAAAGTATCTATCCTGCATATAAACTCAGGTGAACTCAGAAGCTTGAGCATATTCTTGCTGTcggcttttatgaaaattggCAGTAATTTGATCTATACCTTTGTGTAATCACAGATGATGAAAAGCACCTGTGAAGTGTTTCAGATACCATGAGTACACTTGAAAAATCCAGAATGCAGCATCAACGTGCCCATCGACCGTAGAATGTTACCATGCATGTGCTGTTTGTGTTTATGTGATCACTGAGTATATCATAATTATCACCCAGCATCTGTAGTAAGCGAGGCAATTAGCCAGGCTATCATCTCCAGCATATCACTGAAGTGATAAGCTATAGTGAGTCCCCCTCACACAATGTTGCATTGTCACCTTGACATTCAAGCAAAGTAGTAGCTTTATGTCAAGAAACACGAAGAGATTGTTACTTTCTTCATGTACATGGTGGGTGCTACCTTCCTCATGTAACTACAATACTTTAAGAAAATAATGGGTTTTCTGCATTCGTAACACAGAAGACTGCAATAAGAGCCATCTTGAATTGAAAACTGATTACGCTCTTAAGCTATCTTTTAGTCCGAAATGGACATGAAGCAGTAGATCAGACAGAAGGTTGCTCTCACGTTTATGTTATCCACTTGAATTCCCACAAAGCAGTTCGGCCGTGTGCACGTTGCAGATTTTGTGCTCTTTGACTTCTTAGATGACGACGGCGACCCAAATTTGCCTtcaatgaaaagaagaaagagataTGAGCTGAAGGAATGTTAGAACGTTTTTCCACAAGCCACGTACAAGTTGCAAAACCCAAACAATTTTGCaacgtctttttttctctctctctctaacgaaCCTGCAAACAGTGGTTTGAGGCTGTAGACagggtcgtcgtcgtcatcattgtCGGTGTCAGCTGAGGGAAGTAAACCGGGTAGCTCGGAAATCCACCCAGACCCAGCAGCAACCTCGCTTTCTCCGGCAGGTTCGCCGACAACGGCCAAGCAGCTCTCGTCTGAACTAGAGCCGTCGTTAGAGAGGCTCCGTTCCCGTTGTACGACAGCTGCGCTTAGCTTTGGCAAGCGCTTTCGCGGGCAGCTGAGGCGGGACCGTTTGGCAGGCGTAGACGCCGCACCGGTCGCCGCTCTGCCAGCGTCGTCACCGACTTGCGTCTGCAGGTGGGAAGAATCGGCACTCATTTTTATTACAACGGACATAAATAACACCAAAATcggaggggaaaaagaaaagatcacAGGGTCTCGACTCAAAACGGACGTCTTACACCGACCATCGACGACGGTTCAGCACTGTCGGCTTCGGCCACGACAGTCTTTGGAACAGGGTCGCCTTCCGTCGTTTTGAGCGGAGAGGACGACGCGATGTCCGCCGCAGAATTTTCGGCTCCGTCTGCCTCGCTCGAGCCTTCCTTCGCACCACCGTCACCGTGCAGCAAGTGCAATATACGGGTTGAAGTAGTCTTGGTTTCAGGTTTGGTATCGGCGACGGTCTCGTCCAAGGCGGGGTTGCATAGGCTCCAGTCGAGTATGGCGGGGTCCTGGGAGGAAACGTTGCCACCTTCCTTGGCCTCCGGCAACGGCTGTACGGGCTGGGGAACTGTCGCAGCAGGGCTCGGGCCAACGGTCTCGGAATGCCCTATGCCGAGAGCAGAGCGGAGAGCGGACTCAACGGCGGTGCTCGAAGGCACGCCGCCAGGGTTTTCGCCCGTCTTCCGTGCCTGCATGCTAACGGCGAGGGCGTCGGTGAGCGGCGGTGTGGCTCTCTTTTCGGAGAAAGACGGCAGGTTCTTCTTTGAGACAACGATGGCTGTCATCGGTGGGCAGCTCGGGCGCACGTCGCGCGACATGCTGCTGCCGGCGCGAGCGttgctgctggtggtggtggtgcggcGGGAGAGCGGTTGACGCACAAGCAGGTCGATGCAGCCGCTTGCCGCGCAGCATGAGCGATTTCGAAAACTTAGCAGTAGGCGATGTCCC from the Dermacentor variabilis isolate Ectoservices chromosome 9, ASM5094787v1, whole genome shotgun sequence genome contains:
- the LOC142557526 gene encoding uncharacterized protein LOC142557526 → MSSGPIALAGHRLLLSFRNRSCCAASGCIDLLVRQPLSRRTTTTSSNARAGSSMSRDVRPSCPPMTAIVVSKKNLPSFSEKRATPPLTDALAVSMQARKTGENPGGVPSSTAVESALRSALGIGHSETVGPSPAATVPQPVQPLPEAKEGGNVSSQDPAILDWSLCNPALDETVADTKPETKTTSTRILHLLHGDGGAKEGSSEADGAENSAADIASSSPLKTTEGDPVPKTVVAEADSAEPSSMVGTQVGDDAGRAATGAASTPAKRSRLSCPRKRLPKLSAAVVQRERSLSNDGSSSDESCLAVVGEPAGESEVAAGSGWISELPGLLPSADTDNDDDDDPVYSLKPLFAGKFGSPSSSKKSKSTKSATCTRPNCFVGIQVDNINVHRTAKRVQDHMRIQEPNIEPALLPIATSHVTVLVFRVNDGDDSLQRAKDALSRGYEAIKDDLEATPLVLHFEGLDLFENEILYAKVVGEDSLSRLKAIRHACREEFKKADLDLTRGQAFRPHLTLAKISRKMRRKNPTIKKIKEEWYTEFKDEPFGSQQVKSLQLLCMTKPKDERGYYYCSLEHMFGDFSSKDENNDDHSECCAPASSKSAPGKIEQKLLKLDDAKREVKRKISTLTNAKLQEISKAKEEFPEEENSSEDSDEEASK